AGCTAATGTACCAAAACTTTGTGTACGAGAACGATGGCTAAGTTACCGATTAAAGTTAAAGCAAGTCGACATGTTAAACAGGGGAAGAACTACAAAACAAGCAACCTTTCCGCGTCTCTTCGGCGTCCAAAGTTGCTTACTTGTTGATTTACAATTCGGAAGAGTGAAAAATGATCTTCAACTCTAACTCATGAGCACACATTAGTTTCATTTCACTTCTGACGCCGCATCAAAAATATTCAAACGTAACTTCCGTGCAGCTGTGACTACACACGAtacattgtagcctatgccaccACTTGTGATATTTTGTAATGGCTTTACGTGATTTATCCATTACTCTGCCCTACtttaaaaattatatatatatatatatatatatatatatatatatataatctatcttttttattattaaaatcaCTGCATCCTCTCCATGTGTTCCTGCCATATACTGTGGGCTATATAGTCTATGGTTCCTGCCAATGTGTCGTTTCAACATTCTAGCAAACTGACATGGATCTAAGCTTCAAAATTTTGATGCAGTCTGTGAGTATCGCGTCACGTTCTCTCTAAACACATCTGTGTCTGATGAGCCTTCCTGGGCCTGGCCTACAGGTTGCATTTTTACAATTTCGCCACAAGAGGGAGATGATCCAGATGGGAACGAAtcgtgcgtttcccaaaaccattgctaacctgttagttaGTTGGTTTGCAATGGGAAATTGctttgcaaccaacaaagttgctaacttagttttAACTAGGTTTTTGGGAAATGCGGCCTTGACCATTTGAGTTGCATGTGGCCCATTTCAGTGCTGCTGCAGTTCTGCAGTTGCATAATAGCCTACAAATTAGTTAAGAAACATTTAAATCTACGCAGTATctcatgtgtaataaagtgcaTGGGCGCATGTGTAGGCCTAGTACGTTTTAACCTTCTAATTCGTTTTATGTTCACTAGtttgtgttcccggtcaaaaaAGACCGCTGCATTATGACTTGTTATGAATAGTAACacatatattatcatctaatattgtgatagacctttgtagCCTACCAACTTATGCTTTATTGGATATTaccagttttattttttatgaattTGCTATTGCCTGAggtcatgcaagtcagaaaggggatTATAATGGGcaaaggttccagtgggggctggcatagagaaagaaggggagggtgtgtgtttgtgtgtgtgtgaatgtatgaatgtacagaagcacagaTACATCAACAGGTGTGTTAGACTCGActttatacactgaccattttctcacccattcatttctaatgatTGTTACAAATCTTTACCTCCTGGAGCGAGACTATCAACTCCATTCAGCAACAATTAATCAACTCTTATCACACCATTTAATGACCGTTAAATTAGCCAGTTCAGCATAATGGACTAGCCTATGCCTTATCACTAACGAACTTAGTTAGTGTGTCGTCTTAACAATCGAACAGTGAATAATGGGCGAGGTGTCCCACCATCTAATCCGGGCGTGGCTAGGATTGATGACATTGACATAAGGGcggaaccctggaccctcataTCAGTTTAAAGGGTCTCAGCTCTTTATGAAGAGTTAAACGGGCAGATAAAGTCACAAACTCTGTCACAACCTCTTCTAGATATAGCCTATTGGCGAAGTTCTCtgattgttttgatttttttccGATCGTAATGTCAAACGGGGACAGGTTGGTGTTGGCACTTGGCGGTGCAGGTACCGTGGGATCCGGGGTTGTCAAGGCACTTCTGGATAGGGGTAAGACATGCCTTTCGGGTAGAATAGATTAATTTGCCTACGCTATAGGCTTGTTATAAAGGCAACGTCCTGTGTGATAGGCAAATAACTCAGATTTTGTGCGTTGCCACTTGAGCCTTTGAGCGAAAATACTTTTGTTATGTATTTGTAATAGGCTGTTCATTGTTGTCCTTGAATcaaaacagaaataaacaatttaacaTGTAGGCGACCTTCGGTTTAtcccataggcagtaaaaggtTTATCCAGAACCGGCTACAAATAGAGGGCTGGCGTGGCGCGTGTCAGGTGGAACAGACGCACGACGTTCGAATTCAAACTCGCTCAGGGTGCGGGAGCGCTTGATGGGCTACCCTTCTGTGTCATGTCATTCAATTTGATGTGGGTTATCTGTATGTGATTTTTTCGCCTCGATGTTTAGGTTTCAGGGTAGCCGTGATCTCCCGCGACAGCGCCAGATTGGATAAACTCAAGGATTTTGTTTCTCCGTCCACCAAAGGCAACTTGATCACATTGGTGGGGAATGTCGGTGAGAGGACAGCTTGGCTAAAACCTTCCTTCAAAAATTCTCAACACGAGCCAGTTGCATCTGAGTTGAATTTATCTCTCTTTAACTCAGGCACAGAAGATGGTGCAGAGGAGGCGAAACAAGCTCTTCTAAAACTGGTGGGGAAGGTGACAGATGTGGTGTCTTCTTTGGGCTTCAGCTGGTGGCAGGGTggaccccctcacacacagaccgTAAAAGAACTGCACTGGGTAAGACTTGTagcctttttattattattattattattattattattattctatgTACTtcacttttaaacattttaaaactataggcctactctttgCTTTTATTAagctttgcttttgtttatgtaaaagcacattgaattaaccctgtgtatgaaatgtgctatataaataatgtTCATCCTGACACCTCTAGattcacagacatacagtactttTAGCATGTTTTTCCCCTCTGTCCTGTATCCAAAATTTCTCCTTTCAGTTTTGTCTCATGTCATGTCACGGTTCTCTGTCTCCTCAGACACCCTACAGACGTCTTAACTCTTTGATTGTACCCCTATCTTGTCTCATCACTGTCTCTTGCTCATCAACTTGGTCTGATTCCTTAGGTCATTGACACATTACTGCTCAGCACCTTTGTCTCATGGAAAACCTTCTTCCCTTTGGTGAGGGATGATTCTGACTGCACCTACACGTTCATTACAGGTGAGTGCCACTCCTCTTCATAATCTTGAGAGAGACGTTATGAAACCACACACTTTTGATTGTAAACTAGTTGGCTATTAATGCTCAGATAAATTGTTGAAAGAAGTTCTCATTATGATAGGCCCTTAAAACAGCTACTGTGTACTTTGTTGTATATGActctttttgtcattttttgaaGCACTGGGTACCACCTTAGCGCTAAATAGGTACTCAGAGCATTGACAATTGAGTGTTGCTTTAAAAGCGGCCCTTGGATGTTTTTAAGTGGTTGGGGTATTAGTTAGGCTGCAATAACAAGCTTATCCCTGCAGGTGGTGCTGGAGAGAAGATCCTGATGCCTGGCACTGGGTTCCTGACGGTGGGAGCAGCGAGCGCTCTGGCCTTCTGTCAGGTTCTGCGGGAAGAGTACCCTGATGTCTCCTGCAAACTTAATCAGGTGTGTGTTGGTTGTGTACACAAAACACGTCCCATATTGTTGGTGGAcaaacaacaattaaataacaaggttgtttttgttgttttatctAGGATCAACAGTAGGTTTTTGTTAGTCTTCCATAATGTATCAGTACTGTATCAGGCCCTGTAGGTCATGGATACTTAGAACAACTAGTTATTTGTTGTTCAGGTAGATCGGTGACAAGGTAAAAACTCTCTACGATACTCCTCAACAGATTTTAAAGCATCTCTCTGGTTCTCCTCCTCTGGCAGGTGAAGATCAACACGGGAGTGGCCACTCCAGAGCGCATCGCCCCTGGGTTCCTGAACCACCTGGAGCTAGGGGAGGCAGTGGCGACGCTCATCGAGAGACGGAACACCTCCCACACCATCTACCCGGTCAGCTGCCCTGCTGACCTAAAAACAGTGATCCTGGAGGGGAATCTGTAGAGCCCATCCGCTTGTGACGCCATCAGCAGCAGTCAGAACCATCAtgtgttggaatccttggacatCCTCTCTGTCTTTGCTGTTGCCAgttgatgtttttgtttgtgtgtgtgtgagtgagcgagtgattgtctgtgtgtgtgtgtgtgggtgtgtgtgtgtgggtgtgtgtgtgtgtgtgtgtgtgtgtgtgtgtgtgtgtatctatctttctctgtgtatttgtgtttgcgtgtgtgcaaCCCCTTTTGCATGCCAGTAAAGAGGATATTAAGAGGATAAAGGGCACAGCTTTGAAATATCagccatttctgtaaatgtattaTTTGTCTGGCTCGATTACATTACACTGCGTGGACAGATCGACAGCAGTGAGCACTAACCCTGTGTAAATTGAATTGTGAAGTGCTTGTTGTGGGAATTAAatcaaaaaatgaaaaagagaagGTGATGCGATTTAACACAATATTGTTTTATGCTTTCTTTTTATTGTACAGATCTTTTgacttttgactttgactttgatcttTTGACTAGAAGCCACtctactctttgtgtgtgtttgtgtgtattagtgttgatttgtgtgtgtgtgtgtgtacatgtggtgGGAAGTGGAATGCTTCTCCCCATTttcgctcacaaacacacttttgCCCCTCCCACCCTCTTAGTGTGTCCCATTATCCGAGTGCAACCAAACTTGTAAATAGGGGCTGCAATCCCCCACCCTGCCTCACACACAGCCCTACGGATTACCCGTATGCCACAGGAAGATGAAATGATTTTGTAAAGAATGGATTGCATTGTTTGTTAATGCCATTGTTTATGTCCCTGTCatttgcatacagtatgtgctttaGCAATATGaatgtcatgccaataaagtaACCAGGATTCACAAAGCCTGACTGCTAACAGACTTTCTGAAAGGGATGGGGTTTTGGGGGAGGCTAGGAGGTTGGTTGGTTGGGGGCTAAACAGGGCTGTTGTAACAGTCTGTCGTgtatttgtgattgtgtgttggCCGACAGCCAAATTAGACCAAACTTTAATGAACAACAGTGGGACAATCTATCGTCCTGGCTTCcctgctctctcactcacacacacacacacacatacacacacacagacatataggcTATACGTAATACAAATAGCACACATAGGCACAGAACAACACTCAGACTTCACATTTCTCAGCTAACTTCAAAGCTTAtgacaaaacagaaaacagaatgCAGTGGGATATGGTAAGCCCTTGGATTTCCAAACTTCTCTGTGCACTGCATAAATTCCTGTCATCTGCAAAGATGGCTTTTCACCGCTGCTTTGAAGGTGAACTCCAAGGGATTGTGAGGATAtgaaaaagagaatgagaaaaagaaagaaagatggaagaGCAGAATGAGCCAATGAAAATAATTGCAGCTGCGCCAAAGTACTTAAACAACCaagcacacacatttatttcccTCACTCGAATCTCTGATCAGTTGAGAATCACTGACAAAAGTAGAGCATTGTTGTGGTTGGGCGTAAAGGGGCACAAGACCTCACAGGATACACAAGACAtcttcagggtgtgtgtgtgtgtgtgtgtgggtgggtgtgtttagGTATGTGGATTACCTGAACCAAATGAGACAGTAGCCATGGTAACAACAGTCATAGGAGAGTTAAGGGGAGGGTGTGATCTCTGCCTGCTCTGGGTCTGATTAGGACTTGGAACCAGGCCGACGCTACAAAACACAGAACTCGGTCGAATCCTCGAAATCCTATAACCGACGGGGAAAACAAAATAGAGACTTTGGCGAACAGTGCTGCCATCTCTTTCCCTTGTCGTGAGAGTGTAAGCTGTCCCTGCCAAAAACGGAGCACAGCTAGGCCTTAGTCACTCTAtccacaaaaaaacatcaaactcCGGTCTGGGAGACTGACACACAGCATGATACATTGATCagcaacatacatacacacacatacatacacacacacacacacaaacacgaatgCCATCTACCCAAAATGACCATTTATTATGACATGTGATtgccgccaccccccccccccccacacacacacacacacaaacagagacggGTCACAAACTCACAAAGATGACGAATACATGGAACTCAGCTCTATGGGGATGATAAGCCTTTGCGTGACTACGAGGCTGCCAGaatgaggagagaaaaaaaaggagagagagggagagtcgaATAGAGTGCTGAGGATCATTATTGGAACCCATCGCTGTGAAGTCCACTGATACGGAGCGCACAGGgtgccccccaccaccccaccccccctcctctctcccagcTGCCATGTTCTGCTCCGAGTCTGACCAAGCGGTATGAATTACGAACGTCGGAAGTGGCCCAGAGTATGTAAAGGCCACTGAGTTCAGCCAGGAGCCACTACTGCTTTCACTGATACAGTGGcggacattacttgagtacatttacttaattactgtacttaagtcgctTTGTCATGTATCTATTTACTTGACTAATTCAATTTTGctaaactttttacttttactccagtacatttctaggccaaatatcttactttttactccactgcattttgtgacagctgaagtacagctgaagttccttttggaaaaaagactgtccAAATACATACTTACATGTGTATTTTCCATAAAGCTATAGGCTTTAAATAATGATCTTGCCTAAGCTATGTTATTGTTATAtccactatttactgtaccttgttgaccccttttcacaacattgatgttacacacacacacacacagacatcatcaAGCAAATgatgatagacaatctgacactatcaaaACAAAAGGGAACGTCTTGATTTGGTCTGAAAGTGTAAAGCATTCAGCAAAGCAAAAAGTGGTTACTCTGAAGTATCTAagataagatatcacattagtttgtttttagttcttTCTACATACAACAATTCTTAGttgattttgtccttgaatgaaggagaaaggctcaatcaatgcctatgtctgtgcaGAATCATTTTAACAATAGTAAATACAACTGTACTGTATTAGTCATATTACATtttaggacttttactttcgatacttaagtacatttgaaggcaagtacttgtacttccactcaagtggaaatgtaaaaggaggacttctacttttactggagtaacatttgaccatgtgtatctctactttcactcaagtacaggatttgtgtacttcaTCCACCACTGCACTGGTACTGATGGAGGCAAACGGAGAGTGCAGCCCTGCTGAGTTTACTGAGGGGGTTCTGGGTTTCTGTTTAAGTATATAAAAGCAGAAACTTGGGACGAGTGGAATTTCATCTGAAACTGGACAAAGACCTTttaaataaccccccccccccccccttctgatCTCCCTCTAAAATACTGGAAAAGGCTGCATGTATGAGACATCAAGCCAGGCCAGACActgcgtgcatgtctgtgcatgtgtgtggttgccTAATTAACAGACACTGGCAGGGCTTTTGCCACTGTGCGTAAATGAGATTAACACCATCCAAAAACAGCATAGGAGAgtgtaagggagagagacagagagtaagtgagtgagtgagtgagtgagtgacagagagagagagagagagagagagggagagagagagagagagagagagagagaagatgggagagataagtggaggagagagcgagggataaCTAGACTGtcagtgcaagagagagagagggagagttagagagaatgagtgagtaagagagtgagtgagtgatttcTGGGAAAATTGAAGGAGCGGGTTGGTTTTTGCAGTCGCTGCAGAGGAAAGCAGAGTGCAGATAAATGTTTGCCGTTGCTGGGCGCTGGCGTCACATCTGTGGCCGGTTCTGAGGTCAGAGGAAGGCAGAGCGGGAAGAGAGAACTCACGCTATCGGCCACACAGCTGGGAGAGGCTGGaccgcacacactctctctctctctctcacccacacacacatacacacgccggGGAATAGGACGCAGATGCAATGACCTTCCCGTTTCATCCTCCCACAAAGATAGACTCCGGTTAATATTTCATGTAATTGTGAAATGTGGTGAAATGTAGCCTGTGAATGGGCAGATATACACAAATCATTATGTTACCCAAAAGAGCTTTTAAACTAAACAAAGTTCAGCATTGACAGGTTTGTTTGGGGTTCTTCTGATTTGCTTTTGATGAGGTAATGAAAGCTTGCTTAACAGTCAACTTGAATAAATAGGCCTAATTCTTGCTATCATTAGACATGGCACTATCAACATTAGTTTATTTATACCATGTATATAACAAGGACTACATTAGATCCTTAAGTTTGACACTTAACACACAAAGTACATCGTGTTATTTGTATTATACAGTAAACCATGTTACAGGGACAACTTTAACTGAAACTGAAGACATAGGCTAATATATAATTTCTTATGGTGCTAATGTCACAGCAAAGACCAATAGCAGCACAGTAAAGTTTTTTTGCAGGGTGAGGTAGCCAAGCGATTACAAACAAATCAAATAAAGTTGTGTTTGATAGCTGTTAATAGTGTCTGAGTTTATGGAATGCCAAATCATTATCAGTTATTTTTACTTGTGTAGTCATCCCCTGGCTACAGAATGGGGAGCAGGAAAAGGCTGCATAAGTTCTCAATGAGCAGTCAACAGACCAAACAGCAAAGGGAGCTAAAACGCGGGTCTTGATTAGTGTGGAGCTCAGACTGGTGCTCAAAGAGACGAAAGGCCAAGTGAAACAGAAATGATTCAAGGGGACATTGAGACACAAAGAGTTGTGCATGAAAGTTACTGAAGTTCCCagcgggcgagagagagaggggactgtAGGTCTAGGGGTCCGTCGGCGGAGCCTCCATCTGATTTGGTGTGGCATGTTTCCTCTTCTGCCCTCAAAACTCTCGGGATACTCCAGCCATCTGGCAGTCATAGCATTATAGatgaccccctcccccccaccccactttCACAATTGGTTCCCCTGCCACCGAGCCCTCCCCtccaataccacacacacacacacacactgccatcacCTTCCGTCATAATGGTTCCTCCTTGCACACGTCAGGTCTACGTTACCCCCCACTGAGCTGCTACTCTACTGCTTCCGCCTGCTGCCCCATTCGTTTAAACAAATATTAATTCAACTGAGCAGACAAGAGCCCATTTAGCCCGGGTGACTGCAAGGCTTCATAGTTGGTGGGGAGGGGAAGTATCAAGACAGGACagcaggggaggggagagggggagagagaggaaaggagaggagaggaatcaGTATCGCCATTGTCGGGCCTTTCCGATCAAACTGGACACAACAGtgcgttttttttgttttttacttcTCAAAGTTGGGTCTTCCTTCTCCCTTCAGACAGAGGTCAGTTGAAGCAATCATGAAAAAATAATATCaactaaaacattattattaataattaattataattaatatttaataattacTTATAATTTAATTATCAACATTAATTTGAATAATTTTAAGTAATTTGTTGTTTCTTTTGAATCACCATAGAACGCATGAAAGATACAAGGAAGAACTGTGGTGGGTTCGTAGTTTAAAGTTTAGATACATCTTTATTGTTAGAAAACTCAGGATGTCAATCCCATTCTTTCTtgaccacccacacacacacacacacacacacacacagaaatggaaCTTACAAAGCAAACTCAACTGATGCCAAGGACATTCTCCAAATCAGTCAAAGATGGGGaaaacatgtaaacacagtTTCACATAAAAATGCCATCAGTATTTTTGACATCCAGTGTACGTTCACATTATAATAATTATCTTAAAAATGCTTCagacaacaaataaacaaacaacaaataaaacTCAGAAAATCCTTACCTATCTGTTGAGCATATTTCCTTAAACAAGGAGTTGCCTACAGTTGATATCATTGctgtacaagtacatttaaAAAGGTTAATTCAGTGTTAGGGCAATCAGGAAAAGTTGAAGTGTCATACTCATATTTTATGATACATACAATGATACAGTAGTTTGAACCATCATACACAGCAATTCTTTTCACATTTCTTAACACTTTGCACTCATACAAACTCAGTAAAAAGTATTAAATAGCAAAATTGCAGCATAAAAAAATGACTTatgaaatgaaaacaataaCTTTAGTTTACATGATCATAGTGCAGTGGTTAATAGGAGCACAGACCACCCTTGGGTATAAGGTATAAACAAATTGTAGATAACAGAGATAtagagtttgttttgtttattctaTGTGGTAGGCCCTGAACCCCTCTGATAGTGTCTCAGCCTCACCAATGGCTCCCTACTCTGACCCAAAGCGCTGTGTGCCAACGCAGCAGTGGGCACATGTGGCACCAGGGCACGGAACAGGCCGATCCCCACAAACGCACATCACATAAGAGGCTTGTTGAGATGTGACACTGCCTGGATGATGCTCAGATTAGACATTGAATGCTTGCTAGCTAGCTCCACCCCGATTATGCACTTCTCAAGGGGATGAAATAAGGACAGAAATCTGGAGATGATTCTTGTAAACCCATCTTGCTTTTTAAGGGAGTAAATAGCTGAAAACATACATGATCTGtttgtgcaaacacacatggcCACgtttctctcgcacacacacacgcgcacctcATTTCATAACACAATATTACACTCTGTATAAACACATCTGAAGTGCAGTCTTAAATGTTAAGTGTCTATCATTGTTGCAAATGACAAGATATACACCAGAACACATAATGGAACATGTAAAAAAAGGCTATAACTGGTTGACTGGTTTACCAATTTTACAGTTAACTGTAAAGCCCTAAAGCcacttttgtttatttgtacaaGCGAGAGCAGTGATAGTTCCTCAAAAAGTGTTACCTTAAAACAAACCTAGAACCAAGCAAATAAGA
This DNA window, taken from Alosa sapidissima isolate fAloSap1 chromosome 11, fAloSap1.pri, whole genome shotgun sequence, encodes the following:
- the si:dkey-238o13.4 gene encoding uncharacterized protein si:dkey-238o13.4; amino-acid sequence: MSNGDRLVLALGGAGTVGSGVVKALLDRGFRVAVISRDSARLDKLKDFVSPSTKGNLITLVGNVGTEDGAEEAKQALLKLVGKVTDVVSSLGFSWWQGGPPHTQTVKELHWVIDTLLLSTFVSWKTFFPLVRDDSDCTYTFITGGAGEKILMPGTGFLTVGAASALAFCQVLREEYPDVSCKLNQVKINTGVATPERIAPGFLNHLELGEAVATLIERRNTSHTIYPVSCPADLKTVILEGNL